The following are encoded in a window of Telmatobacter sp. DSM 110680 genomic DNA:
- a CDS encoding class I SAM-dependent methyltransferase: protein MKDILNAPSIYHLFQFCGGFFSARVKAIKQYLELRPGQRLIDIGCGPGHILPKLPRGVFYDGFDTDERYIRFANRHFGHLGTFHCRVFDAAAAKEFGPADGVMMNGVLHHLDDKSFTETASAIRSALRPGGFLFTFDGVYVPDQNAIGKWLLDNDRGKFVRQEQSYRNLLERSFDKTEFHVRHDLITIPFSHNLVRVPLDLFISKCTKS from the coding sequence ATGAAGGACATACTGAACGCCCCATCGATCTACCATCTGTTTCAGTTTTGTGGTGGATTCTTCTCTGCGCGCGTCAAGGCGATCAAACAATACCTCGAGCTCCGGCCCGGCCAGCGCCTGATTGATATAGGGTGCGGCCCCGGCCATATCCTTCCGAAGTTGCCGCGAGGAGTGTTTTACGATGGTTTCGACACGGATGAGAGATACATTCGCTTCGCAAATCGTCATTTTGGACACTTAGGAACATTTCATTGCCGGGTTTTCGATGCGGCTGCCGCAAAGGAATTCGGACCAGCGGATGGCGTAATGATGAATGGGGTATTACACCACCTCGACGACAAGTCGTTTACGGAGACGGCGTCGGCAATTCGCAGTGCATTGCGGCCGGGTGGGTTTTTATTCACGTTCGATGGGGTTTATGTCCCTGACCAGAACGCCATCGGGAAGTGGCTTTTAGACAATGATCGGGGAAAATTCGTGCGTCAGGAGCAGAGTTATCGCAACCTCCTTGAGCGCTCCTTTGACAAGACAGAATTTCACGTCCGTCACGATCTGATAACCATCCCGTTTAGCCACAATCTGGTTAGAGTTCCACTTGACCTGTTCATTTCCAAGTGCACGAAATCCTGA